Genomic window (Streptosporangiales bacterium):
GAGGAACCCGGTCAGTACCTCCGCGTCCAGGTCGGCGGTGTCGCCGGTGTAGCCGCACGCGAGCTTGCCGGCAACGCGACGCAGCCCGGGCAACGCGACGCCGACCGCGGCGACCGTCCACGACGGGCCACACACCCGGGCACGGTGGACCAGTTCCCGCCACGCCGCGTCGCGTACGTATCGGCTGGTGCGGCGGTCCAGCAACAGCCGCTTGAGCTCGGTCACCGGGATCGGTCGTTGCGGCAGATAGACGCTGATCTCTGCCCCGTGTACCGCCAGTGGCATCGGCCCGAAGACCAAGGCGCTGAACGCGGCGTCCGCGGTGTCCAGCGGTGAGTGCCGGCTCTTTCGACTCGCCATCGCAGGGGCCTCCTCATCGGCCGAGGTGATGTAGGAGCCCCATCACGACAGAGCGGGTGAACAGAACTTGCACAGCCGAAACGACCGCGGTGGTGTGCATGATCTGTTCAAGATCCGTGCAACCCCGTCGACCCGTGAACACCCGGTCCGGGGACTGTGCAATATCGCCCTGACCAGCGTGTTCATCCCTCCGCCCGCTGGACGCCCGTGCCGCCGGCTCATTCCCAGGAGCCGAGACAGCTGCGTCGCATCCGCCCCGTGGCAACCGCGCTACCGGTCCCTGCGGCGAGGTCGAGCCGCGTGACAGCCGTGAGTTCACGTGGCGGCCCGGTTGTGGGACCGCTGGCGCGGGTGCATGGACGGGCAAGTCCCCGCGAGGGCCGTCGTGGCCACACCTGGACGGTCGCCCACCGCACGACGCGGGACGCCGCCAACGAAAGTCCCGACGAGTTCTGTGACCTCTCAGCCCGAAAAGCGGACTTGGTCAATGAAGGGCCGACGTCTGTCCAATGTCGCCGCCCTCATGACCTGTCCGCACTTGTCGATCGCGAGGCCGCTCATGAACACGAAGCAACTACACGCCGAGATCCGCCACGGAGACGCACTATCGGTATTGCCGACCCTCGACTCCGAGTCGGTGGATTGCGTGATCACCGACCCGCCGTACAACTCCGGCGGCCGAACCTCGACCGAACGCGCCAGCCAAACCACCCGCGGCAAGTACGTCAGCGGCGACGCCAAACACACCCTCGCCGACTTCGCCGGAGACACCCGCGACCAACGCGGTTACCGCTACTGGCTGTCCCTCGTCCTCGCCGAATGTCTCCGCATCTGCACGCCTGGCGGGTCGTGTCTGGTGTTCACCGACTGGCGGCAGCTGCCCGCCACCTCCGACGCGCTGCAGGCATCGGGGTGGACCTGGCGCGGCATCATCCCATGGCACAAACCGCTGGCCCGCCCACACCGCAACGGGTTCCGCCGCGAGTGCGAGTACGTCCTCTGGGGCTCGCACGGACCGCTCGCACGTCGGGACCAGCCGGTATATCTGCGTGGCTGGCTGTCCGGCTCCCAGCCACGCCGGAATCGTCAGCACATCACGCAGAAGCCGCTGGAAGTGATGGCCGAGCTGGTCAAGATCTGCCCACCAGGCGGACTCGTCCTCGACCCCTTCGCCGGCGCCGCCTCCACCGGCGTCGCCGCCATCAGGAGCGGGCGCTCATTCCTCGGGATCGAAACAACCGACCACTATGCGGTGGTCGCTCGAGAACGGATCAGTCAGGCACTGGACCAGGTGGTGACCTCATGCTGACGCCACCAGCGTCGGACACCGACGAAGGCCAGCATGACGGACTCGACGACCAGCGGCCTGGTTGGCGGTACGACCAGCCTTCGGGCCGTGGCCATTCCATGTGCTACCTCGGGACGGTGCACCCGGTGGGTGGGGTGGAAGGCGACAGGTTGCGTCGCGAGCTGACCGCGGTGTTGCGTGACCTCCTTGACTGGATCGCGGACCAAGAGGTAATCGATGGTCGGTTGGACAACGGACCCGGCGAGGAAGGGAAGGAACGCCATGACAGCGGTCGGTGAGGAGAACCCGGACCCGCCCCGTTTCCATGCACCGTCCACCCGTTCTGCCAGTGGCAAGTCACCCGGCAGCGGGTTGTCGGACTACGCCGTCTCTCCGTTCGGGATGCCGGCCGCGTTGTTGGGTGATGAGGTGCGGGTCGCGTTTCTCGGGCGGACATCGACGGAGGATCAGCAGGATCCGCGGCAGTCGTTGATGCGGCAGCTGCACTCGTGTAAGTCGGCGATCCCGGCCTCGTGGGTGATCGTGGCGCATTTCTACGACGTCGAGTCCGGTCGGATGGAACTCGCCGCCCGTGGCCGCGGCGAGAACTATGAGCGGTTCGACATCCCTATCGCCCGCGACGGCGGCGTCGCTGACCTGCTGGAGGAGGCCAGCCACCCGGGTCGCCGGTTCGACGTGGTGATCTGCGAGAGCATCTCCCGCGTCGCCCGCCGGGCGTTCGAGGGACTCTCGATCGAACGGGAGTTGGACAACGCGGAGACGCCGTTGTTCGCGTCCAACGAGCCGATCACGTTGTCGGGGAGCCGGGCGCAGCGGGTGCTGCAGCGGCGGATCAACCAGTCCGTCGCCGAGTATGAGGTGCTCAACATCCTGGAGCAGTCCTGGGGCGGACTATGCACGCATGTGCGGGAGGGTTGGAACATCGGCAAGCCCTGCTACGGCTACAAGGCCAAGACCTACCGGCATCCGAACCCGTCCCGGGCGGACAAGGGGAACACCAAGACCCGCCTCGAACCCGACGGACGCAAGGGCGAGACCGTCACCCAGATCGCGATGTGGCGGTACCACGAGCAACTCGGCTACGGCACCATCGCGGACCGGTTGAACGACGACCTGGAGACCTACCCGCCGCCGGAACCGACCCGCAAGACCCGGGCGCGCGGTGCGTGGAGCAAGACAACCGTCTCCGAGATCCTTCGGAACCCGAAGTACACCGGCTACCAGGTGTACAACCGGCGCGCGTCCCGGTCCCGGCGCGGCAAAGTCAACGACCCGGTCAAGTGGGTATGGTCTCCCGAACCCGCGCACGAACCGCTGATCCCGAAATGGATGTATGACAAGCTCGCCGAACGCAGGAAGGCCCGCAGAGGCTCGCGTGAACAGGCCGACACCAGCGCGCACCCGCAGGCGCGGCGGACCTACCTGTTCCGGGGCATGGTGTTCTGCGGCTGCGGACGGCGCATGTTCGGCAACCACTCCCGTGACCGGACCTACTACATGTGCTGGCCGCGCGGGAACAACCGCGGCCGACCCAGCGCCTACCCGAACCACCCGAAGGCCGTCTACCTCAACGAACGCGCCCTGCTCGACGCGGTATCCCGGTTCTACGCCGACCGCGTGTTCGGCCCCGACCGACAAGCGTTGCTGGCCGCCGACCTCGCCCAGGTCGATGACAACGCCGCCGAGGCACGCGAGGCCGAACGAGACCGGCTCCGACGGGCGCTCGCCGACGTCGACCGTCGCCAGGCGACGATCCTGCGGCAGGCCGCCGACGCCGACGCCGACGACCCGTTCGTCACGGCGCTACGGCAGACCTACAACGACCTGGAAGAGCAGAAGAACGCCGCCGCCACCGCGCTCGCCGACCTGGACGGCGTCGCGGTCGAACCGCGACGGCCTGCTACCGACACTGCGCTCCTCGACGCTCTGCCTGCGCTGCGGCTGGACCTCGCCCACGCTCCCGAGCCACTGCTGCGACGGCTATTCGAGACCACCCGGCTCACCGTCCGCACCCACCACGACACCGACACCGCCGATATCGAGATCCGGCTCCCCGCCGCGCACCTCCCCGACGCCGCACGCACCGCCCAGGCCATCACGGAAGACCGTACGACGCCCGACAGCCGGCAACACCACGACGTGCAGATGCTGTACGTGCCCCCAACGGGATTCGAACCCGCGTTGCCGCCTTGAAAGGGCGGAGTCCTAGGCCACTAGACGATGGGGACGTCGGGAGCCTGGTCAAGGATAGAAGGTCGCGCGGCGATCTACCAAAGCGGGCGCTAGCTGCCGCTACGGGTCACGCGTCCTGGCGTGCTCGGCTGCGGGCTGGTTGGCGGGGTCGACGGCGGCACGGTGAGGGGGGTTACGACGCCGGAGCTGGACGGCGTCGGCAGCGGGGTGGGGGACTCGCCGATGCGGCGGTCGAGCGGCCGCGTGGGGTCCTCCTCCGCGTAGCGGTCGATCTGTGCCGAGGTGAGGCCGACGCCACCGAGGGTGATCTCGTCCCAGGCGTTGAGCCGCTTGGTCTCCTTGTCGAGGTACAGCACGTCGAGCTGGATCGGGCTTGGCTTCTTGCTGTCGATCGCGCGCAGGCCGGAGCCGCCGGTGGAGCCGACGGTCATCTGCCTGGTGCCGCCTGGCTGGAGGTCCGTCTGCCGCCGGTGGTAATGGCCGGAGAGCACGAGCGGCGCCAGTCCGTCCCACTGCTCGGCGATCATCGGGTCGTGCGTGAGCGCCATGTCCATGACACCGGCGGCGTCGAGCCGGGGGCGCAGCTGCTGGCCGTACGCCTCCAGGTTCTCGTCGCTCTCCAGGGTGTAGAGCACCTCGTCCGGCTGGAACCTGGGGTCGCCGATGCCCCACATCCTGATGCCGTTCACCACCTTGGGCTTGCCGGACAGCACGATGCCGTTCTCCTGCCGTGCCACCGCGCGTACGGTCTGCTCCGAGTCGTGGTTGCCCTTCACGAACACGTACGGCACCCCGAGGCTCTCGATGCCGTCCGCCGTACGGTTCTCCGCCGTGGTGCCCTGGTCGACCAGGTCGCCGGTGTCGATGACCACGCTCACGTCGAACTGCTGCTGCACCGACCTGATGATGTTCCAGGCCGCGGGGTTGTTGTGGATGTCGGAAATGTGCAGCACCCGGATGGTGTCCGGGTCGGGTTCGGTGAGCGGCAGATCGGACGTCGCGTCGTACAGCTTGGTCAGGTTGGTGACGAGTTTCGCCAGCTGGGTGCGGTACTTGCTGAAGTCGGACGCGATCGTCTCCGCGCTGCCAACCAGCCGCGGCGCGCTGGCCAGCACGCCGGTGTAGCGGGGTTCCTCGATCGCCTCCGGGTTCCAGCTGGCGGCCGCGACGGCGTACGCGGCGACCGCCGCCGTCAGGGCGACACCGCTGCCGATCGCCATCCGCCGCCAGGTGCGGAACACGATCGCGGTGAAGATCGCCGCGCCGAGCACCGCACAGCCGGCGGACTTCAACGCGAGCACGGTGACCGCGCGTTCGAGGTCGCGGACCACCCGGTCCTCGATGCCGGCCAGGCTGTTCGGGTTGCGGACGATCTCCCTGGCCGCCTCGTCGCGGATCTGCGTCACCGTCGCGTGGATGGACAGCGGGGTGTCCGACGTGTCGAACTCGATCGAGCCGAGCGGCGACAGGTCGATGAACGTGTTGCCGGTCAGCGACGGCCGCAACGTCAGTTGTGCGTCTACGGGGCCGACCGGTTCGACGACCGAGCCGCCGACGAGCAGCCCGAACCAGGCGCCGACGAGTGCCACCGATGCCACCGCCAGCCGGCGGCGCATCCGGGCGCCGAGCCACCACACCAGGTACCGGCGGGCTCGCGGTCCGAGCCCGCGGGTCAGCCGGCGGCGCAGCCTGTTCACCACATGCACCCGCCCAGGCTCTCATCCCGGTGCGCGAACCGTGGCGGACTCCGGACAGAATGACCAGGTGGTGGAGCTGACCCCGCAGGAGTTCGAGCGCCTCGTCGACGAGGCGCTCGACGGCATCCCGCCTGAGTTCACCGAGATGATGGAGAACGTCGCGCTGGTGATCGAGGACGACCCGCCGCAGCCGGGCCTGCTCGGCCTCTACCAGGGCGTGCCGCTCACCGAGCGCGGCCAGTGGTACGCGGGCGTGCTGCCGGATCGGATCTCCGTCTACCGCAACCCGATCTGCGCGATCTGCAACACGCCGGACGAGGTCGCCGAGGAGGTGCGGGTCACCGTCGTGCACGAGATCGCCCACCACTTCGGCATCGACGACGAGCGCCTGCACGAGCTCGGCTGGGGCTGACCTGCGAAGTTCGGCACCGACAGGCATCGTCCTCGTATCCTGGAGGTCTCACCAGGGGAGGTGCGCCGTGCGAGACGTGCTCGACGAGCTGGAGACGTTGTGGTCGGCCGGCCGGCCGTTCGGGATGGCGCGAGTGGTGCGCACGTGGCGCAGCGCGCCGCGGGCCGCCGGCGCGACGATGGCGGTGGGCCCGGACGGCGCGGCGTTCGGCAGCGTATCCGGCGGCTGTGTCGAAGGAGCCGTGTACGAGCTGGCCGGCCGGGTCAGCGAGACCGGACAACCGGTGCTGCAGCGCTACGGGGTGAGCGACGACGACGCCGCGGCGGTGGGCCTGACCTGCGGCGGCGTGCTCGACGTGCTGGTCGAGGCGGTCGACGCCGAGTCGTACCCCGAGTTCGGTGCCGTGGTCGAGTCCGTACGCACCGGTGAGCCGGTGGCGGTCGCCACGGTCATCGAGGTCGACGGCTCCGGCCCGACGGCGGAGGGCGAGTTCGCCGGCGAGCAGCCGGCCGAGCTCGGCCGCCGGCTGGTGGTGTGGCCGGACCGCAGGTCCGGTTCGATCGGGTCGGACCGGCTGGACGACGCGGTCACCGACGACGTACGCGGCATGCTCGCCGCCGGCACCACCGACGTGCTGCGGCTGGGCAGGCACGGCGAGCGCCGTGCGGACGACCTGATGATCTTCGTGCAGTCGATGGCACCGAAGCCGCGGATGGTCGTCTTCGGCGCCATCGACTTCGCCGCGAGCATGGCGCGGATGGGGTCGTTCCTCGGCTTCCGGGTGACGGTGTGTGACGCGCGGGGGGTGTTCGCGACCAAGCGCAGGTTCCCGGACGCCGACGAGGTGGTGGTCGAGTGGCCGCACCGCTACCTCGAACGCGAGCTGCACGAGGGCACCCTGGACCAGCGCACGGTCGTCTGCGTGCTCACCCACGACCCGAAGTTCGACGTGCCGCTGCTGCAGGTCGCGCTCCAGACCCCGGCGGCGTACATCGGCGCGATGGGGTCGCGCCGTACGCACGACGACCGGATGGCGCGGCTGCGGGAGGCGGGGGTCGCCGAGAGCGACCTGGCGCGGATCTCGTCGCCGATCGGGCTGGACGTGGGTGCACGTACCCCGGAGGAGACCGCGGTGTCCATCGCGGCGGAGATCGTACAGACCCGGTGGGGTGGCACCGGTGCCCGGCTGGCCCAGCTCAGCGGGCCGATCCACAAGGACGCCACCGGGTTGACGGTGCGGGCCGACCCTTGACCGCAGGCGCGGTCGCGGGCCTGGTGCTCGCCGCCGGGGCCGGCCGCAGGTTCGGTGGGCCGAAGGCGCTTGCGTTGCTCGACGGCGAACGGCTGGTCGACCGCGCCGCCGCCACGTTGCGCGCCGCGGACTGCGCACCGGTGGTCGTCGTCGAGGGAGCCGCCTCGCTCGGCGACGTGCCCGGTGCGACCACCGTGCACGCGCAGCGGTGGCGCGACGGCATGGGCGCCTCGCTGCAGGCCGGTCTCGCCGCGCTGCCCGACGACGCGGCTGCCTGCGTAGTACTCCTCGTCGACACACCGTGGCTGACGTCCACCGCCGTACGCGCCGTGATCGCCGACTGGCACTCGGCGGCGCCAACGGCCGCCGCGGCCATCGCCACCTACGAAGGTCGCCGCGGCCACCCCGTGCTGCTGGCACGCAAGATCTGGCCGGCCGTCGCCCACCTCGCCACCGGCGACGAGGGAGCCAGAGCATGGCTACGCGCCCACCCGGACCAGGTGCACGAGGTCCCCTGCACCGGCCTAGCCGACCCCCGCGACGTCGACGTCCCGACCCCGGGCATCACCGCCCCCTGACGCTGCGCGGGGTCAGGTGAGGGGTGGGGTGCGTTCGGCGAGGGTGTTTACTGCGGCGGTGAAGCAGGTGGCTGGTGGGCGTACCAGGCCGGCGCCTACCTGGCCGGTGCCGGCTACTCGGCCGGCGATGCCGGTGTTCACGCTCGGTAGGACGTTCGTACGTACGACGGCGACTGCGTCGATGCCTGTCGGGGTGCCGCGGAAGCCGAGCACCGGTACTTGGTACGTGGTGTGCTCGGCGACGGTGATCTCGTACATCGCCTTCGTTGCGGTGAGGGCGTCGTCGGCGGAGCCGCCGACGAATCGGACGATTGCGGGGGCGGCGGCCATCGCGAAGCCGCCGAGGCCTGCGGTCTCGGTGATCGTGGAGTCGCCGATGTCCGGGTTGGCGTCGTCGGGTCCGTAGCCGGCCAGGTAGAGGCCGTCGGGTACGTCGGCCGGTGCGGTGAACCAGGTGTCGCCGGTGCCGGACAGCTGCACGCCGAAGTCGGTGCCGTTGCGGGCCATGGCGACCACGAGCGACGACCCCTCGACGCCGCGGGCGGCGTCCGCGGCCAGCTTGCCCGCGGGCATCACCAGGTTGAGGAAGAAGTGGTCGTTGCCGTTCGCGAACCGACCGACCTCGGCGACGTCCGCGGCACCGAGGCCGGCGGGCAGCTGATCGGCGGCGACGGCGTCCATCAGCTCCGGCAGCAGCTCGCGGACGAACAGCATGGTGCCTGCCCGGTTGCGGTTGTGCCCCTCGTCGCCCATGTGCAGTGCTTGCGCGATGATGCCGCGGACGTCGACGGGACCGTCGCGGTCGGCGCGGCGGCGTACGGCCGTCTGCAGCAGCGGGCCGAGCACGCGCGCCATCCAGTGCAGCCGGTCGACGACCTCGGGACCGTACGCGCCGTACCGCAGCACCTTGCCGAGGCCCTCGTTCAGCGTGCAGTACGCCTGGCCGCCGTGCGTCGGGTCGCGCAGCACGAAGCCCCACATCGACGGCGTGATGAGGCCGGCCATCGGGCCGACGGCGCCGAGCTGGTGGCACGGCCGCAGGTCGTAGCCCCGGCCGGACGCCAGCATCCGTTCTGCTTCCTCGGCGTCGGCGGCCATGCCCTCGTACAACACTGCACCGATGAGGGCGCCGCGCATCGGACCGGACGCGCGCGCCCAGTCGATCGGCGGGCCGGCATGGCAGAACTGGCCGCGGTCGAGGCCGAGTACGTCGCGGGCCGGCAGTACGTCGACGAGCTCGGCGCCCGCCGCGAGCAGCCGGCCGGCCGCGGTGGCGTTCGCGTCGTCGCGGCGGCGGTCGGCGAGCACCCGCGCAAGCGCCGCCGGGTCGGTGCCGGGCAGCGGTGGCCGCCAGTCGGTGCGGCTCACCCGGACCTCTTGGCATTCCAGCGCATCGGCGAGCAGGTCGAGGCCGGTGTTGACCACGCGAGGGGCGTCGTCGAGCAGGCCGCCGGGCGGCCGTCGGTCGGAGTCGGTGGACATGGTCAGCTCACCAGGGTGACGGCGTGCCGCGCGGCGGCCGCGTTGGACAGGTGGACGTGGGCGCCGGCGTCGGCCAGCGTGCGGGCCTGCCGGTCGAGGTTCTGCTCGTCGCCGCGGCTGCCGGTCAGCGAGATCACCACGTTCGCCGCCGCCTCCGCGACGGCCGGCGCCAGCTCACCGGCCGGGTCGGGGTGGCTGCCGTAGCCGAGCACGACGTCGGCCAGCACCGCGCCGACGGACGGGTCACCGGCGGCCCGGACGAACTCCTCGGTGCGCAGCGTGGGGTCGATCATCGGGTGGGCACGGCCGCGGGTGTACTCGTCGGCGCCGAAGTCGGTCATCGCGAACCGGTCGGCGGGTAGGCTCGCCGCGGCGACGGTCGCCGCCTCGCCGCACAACGTGCCGCCACAGAACAGCCCGCGCAACGCGCTGCCCGGTCGCGCGGTCAGCTCGTTCACCGGTCGCCACTGCGGCCACTGCGGTACGGGGCGGCCGAGCGACCGGAGCACCCGCTCGGCGACCGCCGTGAGGTCGTCGTGCGCCTGGCCGACCGGTGCCCACAGCACCGCCTGCTCGCGTGCCTGTGTCAGCTCGGTGAGCTGCCCGAGCACGGTGCCGTCGGGCGGTTTCGTCACGACGACGGTCAGCTCGGTGAGGTTGTCGGCGAGCAGTGCGTCGAGCGCCTGCCTGGTGGCGAGCCCACCCACCTCGGCGGACAGGTCGCGGCCGCCCACACCGAGCACGTGCCGCACCCCGCAGCCCGCCTCGGCGAGCAGGCAGGTCAGCTGCTGGGCGCCGGTTCCGGACGCCGCGACGAGCGACACCGGTCCAGGCTCGACCACGTTGGCGAAGCCGAACCCCACGGCGTCGATGACCGCGGTGCCGCAGTCCGGCCCCATCACGAGGAGGCCGCGTTCCGCGGCCTCCCGCTTGAGCGCGATCTCCTGCTCGAGCGGCACGTTGTCGCTGAACACCATGACGTTGCTGCCGGCGCGGAGGGCGTCCACGGCTTCGCCGTACGCGTACTCGCCCGGCACCGACACCACGGCGAGCTCGGCACCGGTACGGGCCACCGCCCCGGCCGTGGTGTGCGGGACGACCGCGACGCCGCTGCCGGTCGCGGGGACGCGGGCGGTGAGCAGCTCGGCGAGCCGTTCGACGGCGGTCGACATGGCGGCGTCCGGGTCCGCGTCGTCGTCGAAGCGGACGGCCACCACCAGGTCACCGGCGGCGGTGCCGGCCGGCACGTCGAAGCCGCGGTCGGCGAGCAGCTCGAGGTTGAGCTCGGTGCCCATCGCCACCTGAGCCTCGGCGACGGACGACAGCTCGGCCAGCGCGAGGCTCGCGGACATCAGGGTGACCGAGTCGTGGTACTCGCCGCGCCGGACCTCAACCCGGGTCCTCATGTTTCACCGCTCCTCGGTAGACACGGTGTCACTGACCCTTGCCGTAACCATGTCCATGGCTGCATCCTGCCATCTTGCGCGCCGACGCGCCGGTACTGTCCTGGCAAGGAGGATCCGATGGCGTTCGGGTGGAAACTGCACGGCGACGGCAAGAAACTCGAGGTGGGCGAGGTCGTCGCGCCCGACGAGCGGCTGTCGTGGGGCCGGACGGTGGGCCTGGGCGCCCAGCACGTCGTCGCCATGTTCGGTGCCACTTTCGTCTTCCCCCTCGTGATGGGTTTGAACCCTCAGCTCGCGGTGATGATGAGCGGGGTGGCGACCATCCTGTTCCTGCTCATCGTCAAGGGCAAGGTGCCGAGCTACCTGGGTACGTCGGCGTCGTTCGTCGGTGGCGTGGCGGCGATCCGTGCCCAGGAGGGCACCAGCGCCCAGGTGACGGGCGCGATCCTTGTGGCCGGGCTGATCCTCGCCGTGGTCGGTGTGCTCATCCACTTCCTCGGCGCGCGGATCATCAACAAGATCCTGCCGCCGGTGGTCACCGGCGCGGTGGTCATGCTGATCGGGTTCAACCTCGCTCCCGTGGTCGCGGACATCTACTGGCCGCAGGACCAGTGGATCGCGCTGCTCGTCATGGTTGCCGTGTTCCTGATGAGCGTCGGGCTGCGGGGCTTCCTCGGCCGCATCTCCATCTTCCTCGGCTTGGTGTTCGGCTACGTGCTCTCCTGGGTGTTCGACCTGGTGTTCGGCCAGATCACCTCCTACGACGCCGCGGCGGAGAAGGTCACCACGCACTCGCGGGTGAGTTGGGAGAACGTCCAAGCGGCGGACTGGTTCGGCCTACCGCCGCGCACCGGCACGATCGGCCCGGACGGCGCCGCACTCGTCGGCTGGCACCTGCCGGACATCAAGTGGACGTTCGTCCTGCTGGTCATCCCCGCGGTCATCGCCCTGATCGCGGAGAACGCCGGGCACGTGAAGGCCGTCGCCGAGATAACGCGCACCGACCTCGACCCGGTCATGGGCCGCGCGATCGGCGCGGACGGCGTGGCCACCGCGCTCACCTCGTTCGTCGGCGGGTCCCCGACGACGACGTACGCGGAGAACATCGGGGTGATGGCGGCGACACGGGTGTACTCGACGGCGGCGTACTACGTGGCGGCGATCGTGGCCATCCTGTTCGGCTTCTCGCCGAAGTTCGGTGCGATCATCTCGGCCACACCCGGCGGGGTGCTCGGCGGCATCACTGTCGTGCTGTACGGCATGATCGGGCTGCTCGGCGCGAAGATCTGGCGGGAGAACCGGGTCGACTTCGGCAACCCGGTCAACCTGGTGCCGGTCGCGGCCGGCCTGATCCTCGCGATCGGCGACACCGCGCTGCGGTTCTCCAGCCAGTTCCAGCTCTCCGGCATCGCGCTCGGCACCATCGTGGTGATCGTCTTCTACCACTTCGCCAGGCTGATCGCTCCCCGCCACCTCGTGCATGCGGCCGACGGCAAGGAGCCGGTGAAGGAATGAAGCCGGCACTGTTCACGTACCACCGGCCGAGCACGGTCGCCGACGCCGTGGCGACGCTGGCCGAGGTCGGTGCGGACGGCAAGGTGCTCGCCGGCGGCCAGAGCCTGGTGCCGCTGCTGTCCATGCGGCTGGCGGCACCTGAGCACATCGTGGACATCGGGGCGCTGCCCGCGCTCGACGGCGTCGACGTGACGCCGCACGAGGTGCGGGTGGGTGCGCTCGTGCGGCACACCGACCTCGAGCAGCACGCTGGGGCGTATGAGGTGCTGCCCCTGTTGCGGCAGGCGTTGACGTACGTCGCGCATCCGACGATCCGCAACCGCGGCACCGTCGTCGGCAGCCTCTGCCATGCGGACTCGGCCGCCGAGCTACCCGCGGTGCTGGCGTTGCTCGACGGGCACCTGGTGGCCACCTCGACGCGGGGCGAGCGGCAGGTGTCGGCGGCAGAACTGTACCTGGGCCCGCTGCAGACGTCGCTGCACGACGACGAGCTGGTGACCGCCGCGGTGTTCCCTGTGCCGACCAGCCGGGTCGGTACGGCCGTCGTCGAAGTGGCCAGGCGCAACGGCGACTACGCGGTCTGCGGTGTGGTGGCGATGGTCCGCCGTGGTGCGGACGGCGACATCGAACGTGCCCGCGCCGCGTACGTCTCCGTGACGGCCGTGCCGCGGGTGCTCGACCTCACCGCGGTCGCCGCTGGCGGTGACTGGTCGGCGGCGGGGGAGCACGCGAAGGAGCAGCTCGCCTGTAGCGGCGACATCCACGCGTCCGCGGAGTACCGTCGACACCTGGTCGGCGTGCTCACCGGCAAGGCGCTCGCCGAAGCCGGAGAGGCGGCCGGATGACGGAGCAGCAGCTGCCGGTCACGTTGCGGGTAAACGGGGTGCGGCACGACCGCACCGTGCCGGTGCGGATGCTGCTCTCCGACGCGCTGCGCCACGAGCTCCGACTCACCGGCACACACGTGGGTTGCGAGCACGGCGTCTGCGGTGCGTGCACGGTGCTTGTCGACGGCCGACCGGCGCGTTCGTGCCTGCTGTTGGCGGTGAGCGTCGACGGGCACGAGATCACTACGGTGGAAGGCCTCGCCGGCGCCGACGGCTCCATGAGTGCGGTGCAGCAGGCGTTCCGCGACTGCCACGGACTGCAGTGCGGCTTCTGCACGCCGGGTTTCCTCACGACCATCTCGGCGTTCCTCGACGGCAACCCGTCGCCGACGGAGACCGAGGCGCGGGAGGCGATCAGCGGGAACCTCTGCCGCTGCACCGGTTACGAGAACATCGTGCGGTCCGTGCTCCGCGCGGCCGAGCTGATGCGGGAGGGGGCGGCGAGTGACACAGATGTTCGGTGAGGCCGTCCCGCGGCTGGAGGACCCGCGGCTGCTGACGGGCGCCGGCAGGTTCCTCGACGACCTCGGGCACGACGCGCTGGCGGCCGCGTTCGTCCGCAGCCCGCATGCGCACGCGCGCATCACGGACATCGACGTGACCGAGGCGCTCGACGCCGACGGCGTGGTCGCCGTCTACACCTACGACGACCTCGTCGCGGACACCGC
Coding sequences:
- a CDS encoding site-specific DNA-methyltransferase — translated: MNTKQLHAEIRHGDALSVLPTLDSESVDCVITDPPYNSGGRTSTERASQTTRGKYVSGDAKHTLADFAGDTRDQRGYRYWLSLVLAECLRICTPGGSCLVFTDWRQLPATSDALQASGWTWRGIIPWHKPLARPHRNGFRRECEYVLWGSHGPLARRDQPVYLRGWLSGSQPRRNRQHITQKPLEVMAELVKICPPGGLVLDPFAGAASTGVAAIRSGRSFLGIETTDHYAVVARERISQALDQVVTSC
- a CDS encoding recombinase, whose protein sequence is MPAALLGDEVRVAFLGRTSTEDQQDPRQSLMRQLHSCKSAIPASWVIVAHFYDVESGRMELAARGRGENYERFDIPIARDGGVADLLEEASHPGRRFDVVICESISRVARRAFEGLSIERELDNAETPLFASNEPITLSGSRAQRVLQRRINQSVAEYEVLNILEQSWGGLCTHVREGWNIGKPCYGYKAKTYRHPNPSRADKGNTKTRLEPDGRKGETVTQIAMWRYHEQLGYGTIADRLNDDLETYPPPEPTRKTRARGAWSKTTVSEILRNPKYTGYQVYNRRASRSRRGKVNDPVKWVWSPEPAHEPLIPKWMYDKLAERRKARRGSREQADTSAHPQARRTYLFRGMVFCGCGRRMFGNHSRDRTYYMCWPRGNNRGRPSAYPNHPKAVYLNERALLDAVSRFYADRVFGPDRQALLAADLAQVDDNAAEAREAERDRLRRALADVDRRQATILRQAADADADDPFVTALRQTYNDLEEQKNAAATALADLDGVAVEPRRPATDTALLDALPALRLDLAHAPEPLLRRLFETTRLTVRTHHDTDTADIEIRLPAAHLPDAARTAQAITEDRTTPDSRQHHDVQMLYVPPTGFEPALPP
- a CDS encoding XshC-Cox1 family protein, which codes for MRDVLDELETLWSAGRPFGMARVVRTWRSAPRAAGATMAVGPDGAAFGSVSGGCVEGAVYELAGRVSETGQPVLQRYGVSDDDAAAVGLTCGGVLDVLVEAVDAESYPEFGAVVESVRTGEPVAVATVIEVDGSGPTAEGEFAGEQPAELGRRLVVWPDRRSGSIGSDRLDDAVTDDVRGMLAAGTTDVLRLGRHGERRADDLMIFVQSMAPKPRMVVFGAIDFAASMARMGSFLGFRVTVCDARGVFATKRRFPDADEVVVEWPHRYLERELHEGTLDQRTVVCVLTHDPKFDVPLLQVALQTPAAYIGAMGSRRTHDDRMARLREAGVAESDLARISSPIGLDVGARTPEETAVSIAAEIVQTRWGGTGARLAQLSGPIHKDATGLTVRADP
- a CDS encoding NTP transferase domain-containing protein, with the protein product MTAGAVAGLVLAAGAGRRFGGPKALALLDGERLVDRAAATLRAADCAPVVVVEGAASLGDVPGATTVHAQRWRDGMGASLQAGLAALPDDAAACVVLLVDTPWLTSTAVRAVIADWHSAAPTAAAAIATYEGRRGHPVLLARKIWPAVAHLATGDEGARAWLRAHPDQVHEVPCTGLADPRDVDVPTPGITAP
- a CDS encoding DUF1116 domain-containing protein, translating into MSTDSDRRPPGGLLDDAPRVVNTGLDLLADALECQEVRVSRTDWRPPLPGTDPAALARVLADRRRDDANATAAGRLLAAGAELVDVLPARDVLGLDRGQFCHAGPPIDWARASGPMRGALIGAVLYEGMAADAEEAERMLASGRGYDLRPCHQLGAVGPMAGLITPSMWGFVLRDPTHGGQAYCTLNEGLGKVLRYGAYGPEVVDRLHWMARVLGPLLQTAVRRRADRDGPVDVRGIIAQALHMGDEGHNRNRAGTMLFVRELLPELMDAVAADQLPAGLGAADVAEVGRFANGNDHFFLNLVMPAGKLAADAARGVEGSSLVVAMARNGTDFGVQLSGTGDTWFTAPADVPDGLYLAGYGPDDANPDIGDSTITETAGLGGFAMAAAPAIVRFVGGSADDALTATKAMYEITVAEHTTYQVPVLGFRGTPTGIDAVAVVRTNVLPSVNTGIAGRVAGTGQVGAGLVRPPATCFTAAVNTLAERTPPLT